A stretch of DNA from Sandaracinaceae bacterium:
GCAGAGGCGGCTCGCCAGGCGCAGGCCGAGGAGGCGGAAGAGGAGCAGCAGCAGGCGACGACCACGCGTCGGCGTCGGCCGCGTCGTCGAGGCGGCGCAGCGCGTCGTGGCGGCGGCGGTGGCGGCGGCGGCGGTGGCGGCGGGAACGACAACGACCCGTTGGCCGGCCTCGAAGGCCTCTGAGCCGCGGCCTCTCATCCGAGGGAGGCCAATCAGGGAGGGCGGAGCCAGCTGGCTTCGCCCTTTCTTCGTTTGGTCCTTCGTGGGGATCGACCCGCCTCCGGATGTGCTACCTCCCGCCCATGACGCCGCGCGAACGCCTCATCCTCGCCCTCGACGTCCCGCGCCTGGTCGACGCCGAGCCGCTGCTCGCCACGCTCGGAGCCGAGGTGGGCGTGATGAAGGTCGGGCTGGAGCTCTTCGTGGCCGAGGGGCCGCAGGCGGTGCGCGCCGTGACCGACGCCGGGGCCGCGTGCTTCCTCGACCTCAAGCTCTCCGACATCCCGGCCACCGTCGCCAAGGCGACCCGGTCGGCGGTCGGGCTGGGCGCGCGCTACCTCACGCTGCACGCCTCGGCGGGCCCCGCGGCGCTCGAGGCCGCGGCGCGGGAGGCGGAGGGCAGCGACACCCGCCTGCTCGCGGTGACCGCGTTGACCAGCCTCGACGCGGCGGCGCTGGGCGCGATCGGCTGGGCCTCCGATCCGGCCGCGGTGGTCGAGCGCCTCACGCGGCTCGCGCTCGAGGCGGGCATCGACGGCTTCGTCTGCTCCCCCCAGGAGGCCGCTCGTGTTCGCGCGCTCGCGCCCGAGGGACTCATCGTCACCCCCGGCGTGCGCCCCGCCGGCTCGGATTCCGGGGACCAGAAGCGCGTCGCCACACCCACGGACGCGATGCGCGCGGGCGCGGACCTCCTCGTGGTCGGCCGCCCGATCCGCGAGGCCCCGGATCCGGTCGTGGCCGCGCGCGCCATCGTGCGCGAGATCGAGGCCGCGTCGTGAGCCGCGTCGTCACCGGCGTGCGCGCCGTCCAGGAGGCCCTGCGCAGCCGCGGCACCCAGATCCAGGCGCTCTACATCGCCGAGGACGCGCGCCGCGCCCTCTCGCAGCTGGCCGACGAAGCGGCCCGCGGCGGCGTCCGCGTGGAGAGCAAGAGCCCGAGCGAGCTCGACGCGCTCGCCGAGGGCCACAAGCACCAGGGCGTCGTCGCCATCACGGGTGAGTTCGAGTACGCCGACTTCGACCAGCTCCTCGCGGCCGAGCCGCGCCTCCTGCTCGCGCTCGACCAGGTGACCGACCCCCACAACTTCGGCGCCATCGTCCGCAGCGCGGTGGCCTTCGGCGTGGACGGCATCCTCACGCTGAAGAAGCGCGCCGCGCCCGTGACCCCGGTCGTGGTGCGCGCGTCGGCCGGCGCGACCGAGCACGCCCGCATCGCCAAGGTGACCAACCTGGCGCGGACCCTCGCCGATCTGGCGAAGCGCGACTTCCAGGT
This window harbors:
- the pyrF gene encoding orotidine-5'-phosphate decarboxylase, producing the protein MTPRERLILALDVPRLVDAEPLLATLGAEVGVMKVGLELFVAEGPQAVRAVTDAGAACFLDLKLSDIPATVAKATRSAVGLGARYLTLHASAGPAALEAAAREAEGSDTRLLAVTALTSLDAAALGAIGWASDPAAVVERLTRLALEAGIDGFVCSPQEAARVRALAPEGLIVTPGVRPAGSDSGDQKRVATPTDAMRAGADLLVVGRPIREAPDPVVAARAIVREIEAAS
- the rlmB gene encoding 23S rRNA (guanosine(2251)-2'-O)-methyltransferase RlmB encodes the protein MSRVVTGVRAVQEALRSRGTQIQALYIAEDARRALSQLADEAARGGVRVESKSPSELDALAEGHKHQGVVAITGEFEYADFDQLLAAEPRLLLALDQVTDPHNFGAIVRSAVAFGVDGILTLKKRAAPVTPVVVRASAGATEHARIAKVTNLARTLADLAKRDFQVVGLDAEGEHEIGQLPPAPFGRVLVVGAEGKGLRRLVRERCTHLARIPMGGPVASLNASVAAAIALYATLRTDG